A section of the Lepus europaeus isolate LE1 chromosome 19, mLepTim1.pri, whole genome shotgun sequence genome encodes:
- the CD37 gene encoding leukocyte antigen CD37 isoform X2, with product MGLALLGCVGALKELRCLLGLYFGMLLLLFTTQITLGILISTQRVRLERKVQDVVLDTIRNYRADPEETEAEESWDYVQFQLRCCGWHSPQDWFGVPVLRGNESEAHRVPCSCYNSSATNDSTALDKVFFPQLGRLGPRARPRHNTDLCVVQANGYIYREGCAQSLQKWLHNNLISIVGICLAVGLLELGFMTLSIFLCRNLDHVYNRLARPRPPGPAFPRAPPRPFQVS from the exons ATGGGCCTCGCCCTCCTGGGCTGCGTGGGGGCCCTCAAGGAGCTGCGCTGTCTTCTGGGCCTG tattTTGGGATGTTGCTGCTCCTGTTCACCACGCAGATCACCCTGGGAATTCTCATCTCCACCCAGCGGGTCCGG CTGGAGCGGAAGGTGCAAGATGTCGTGCTGGACACCATTCGGAACTATCGCGCCGACCCGGAGGAGACCGAGGCCGAGGAGAGCTGGGACTACGTGCAGTTCCAG CTgcgctgctgcggctggcattcCCCGCAGGACTGGTTCGGGGTCCCCGTCCTGAGAGGCAACGAGTCAGAGGCCCACCGGGTGCCCTGCTCCTGCTACAACTCGTCGGCCACCAACGACTCCACCGCCCTCGACAAGGTCTTCTTCCCTCAGCTCGGCCGGCTCGGGCCGCGGGCACGGCCCAGGCACAACACGGACCTCTGCGTGGTGCAGGCGAACGGCTACATCTACCGGGAG GGTTGCGCGCAGAGCCTACAGAAGTGGCTGCACAACAACCTCATTTCCATCGTGGGCATTTGCCTGGCCGTCGGTCTACTCGAG ctcggCTTCATGACGCTGTCCATTTTCCTGTGCCGAAACCTGGACCACGTGTACAACAGGCTGGCTCGCCCCAGGCCTCCAGGCCCTGCCTTCCCCagagccccgccccggccctttCAAGTGTCCTGA
- the CD37 gene encoding leukocyte antigen CD37 isoform X1, giving the protein MSAQESCLSLVKYFLFVFNLFFFVLGSLIFCFGIWILIDKTSFVSFVGLSFVPLQIWSKVLAISGILTMGLALLGCVGALKELRCLLGLYFGMLLLLFTTQITLGILISTQRVRLERKVQDVVLDTIRNYRADPEETEAEESWDYVQFQLRCCGWHSPQDWFGVPVLRGNESEAHRVPCSCYNSSATNDSTALDKVFFPQLGRLGPRARPRHNTDLCVVQANGYIYREGCAQSLQKWLHNNLISIVGICLAVGLLELGFMTLSIFLCRNLDHVYNRLARPRPPGPAFPRAPPRPFQVS; this is encoded by the exons ATGTCGGCCCAGGAGAGCTGCCTCAGCCTCGTCAAATACTTCCTCTTCGTCTTCAACCTCTTCTTCTTT gtCCTAGGCAGCCTCATTTTCTGCTTTGGTATCTGGATACTCATCGACAAGACCAGCTTCGTGTCCTTTGTGG gcttgTCCTTCGTGCCTCTGCAGATCTGGTCCAAGGTCCTGGCCATCTCAGGCATCCTCACCATGGGCCTCGCCCTCCTGGGCTGCGTGGGGGCCCTCAAGGAGCTGCGCTGTCTTCTGGGCCTG tattTTGGGATGTTGCTGCTCCTGTTCACCACGCAGATCACCCTGGGAATTCTCATCTCCACCCAGCGGGTCCGG CTGGAGCGGAAGGTGCAAGATGTCGTGCTGGACACCATTCGGAACTATCGCGCCGACCCGGAGGAGACCGAGGCCGAGGAGAGCTGGGACTACGTGCAGTTCCAG CTgcgctgctgcggctggcattcCCCGCAGGACTGGTTCGGGGTCCCCGTCCTGAGAGGCAACGAGTCAGAGGCCCACCGGGTGCCCTGCTCCTGCTACAACTCGTCGGCCACCAACGACTCCACCGCCCTCGACAAGGTCTTCTTCCCTCAGCTCGGCCGGCTCGGGCCGCGGGCACGGCCCAGGCACAACACGGACCTCTGCGTGGTGCAGGCGAACGGCTACATCTACCGGGAG GGTTGCGCGCAGAGCCTACAGAAGTGGCTGCACAACAACCTCATTTCCATCGTGGGCATTTGCCTGGCCGTCGGTCTACTCGAG ctcggCTTCATGACGCTGTCCATTTTCCTGTGCCGAAACCTGGACCACGTGTACAACAGGCTGGCTCGCCCCAGGCCTCCAGGCCCTGCCTTCCCCagagccccgccccggccctttCAAGTGTCCTGA